In Coregonus clupeaformis isolate EN_2021a chromosome 7, ASM2061545v1, whole genome shotgun sequence, one genomic interval encodes:
- the LOC121569021 gene encoding galectin-2-like, translating into MPMELELKHVELRAGDQFKVQGRIMDEAERFQIDLGCDEDDLALHFNPRFNDDTDGTVLVCNSKIAGCWGDEKREIHNPLQRGSTFKIVLKLTGDMFEVEMPDGQEIQFPNREGLDVITYIRIKGDLKLTSFKIY; encoded by the exons ATGCCAATG GAACTTGAGCTGAAGCATGTGGAGCTGAGAGCTGGAGACCAGTTCAAAGTGCAGGGAAGGATTATGGATGAGGCTGAGAG GTTCCAGATCGACCTGGGCTGTGATGAAGACGACCTGGCACTGCACTTTAATCCACGCTTCAACGATGACACTGATGGGACTGTGCTCGTATGCAACTCAAAGATTGCTGGCTGCTGGGgtgatgagaagagagagatccACAATCCACTCCAAAGGGGTTCTACATTCAAG ATTGTGCTGAAGCTGACGGGCGACATGTTTGAAGTGGAGATGCCTGATGGACAGGAGATCCAGTTCCCCAATCGTGAAGGCCTAGACGTCATTACCTACATTCGTATCAAAGGAGACCTCAAACTTACTTCTTTCAAAATCTACTAG
- the LOC123491205 gene encoding interferon-induced very large GTPase 1-like — MGVGWLERMLGERALAVTIIVFTHKNVQDFGLGDLKENNDLMNLIEMCGNRYLTCKRSMNDPTEISTVLEQIDLMVSTNDPCCYTGEMYDEEIRKRQLETDWGDRSQSEEKTLSVPGNLPEDAVANKEKGEEMRLEEIDGSLNENNIPENIQLAKVEELMCRLHLKDKYQDKLTTEDFLNIGSSAQHQHEPQTENKLAHTFLQRLLMLDYRARYIPVREENSEMHDTNDNRSDNAETEESAFDALFNKNTVSGDIKRNTHVHPMDVQMAVFHCSDSFLRQFMVTKLSLCQYALPLLVPNPFTKEIECPLWTFRQIRKTWKSTNGSNMVTSQSMPIYKAETRMVSFFRLGSVSSSKSQLMNNLINQHHSTFFHRHCPGSSKTCLRMDGVVEIAWYCPVGKPNDIFTDCVAFCNLHGDAIANEIQRDILIEKASVNVILIPSLGKGDKSMAIVQELFKSSKPLICLLTEEDSVATEKKTGKYKMGLRDRNQSDVSEELKGIIINNLSRPCRSFKLEDMAEDSGVRVDEDDEDCQVGKTNALQIKDLLQEMELSKIK, encoded by the exons ATGGGAGTGGGGTGGCTGGAAAGAATGCTTGGAGAGAGAGCCCTTGCCGTTACAATAATCGTCTTTACCCACAAGAATGTGCAAGACTTTGGATTGGGTGATCTAAAGGAGAACAATGATCTGATGAATCTCATTGAAATGTGTGGAAATAGGTATCTCACTTGCAAAAGGAGTATGAATGATCCAACCGAGATTTCAACAGTACTTGAACAGATAGACCTCATGGTGTCTACAAATGATCCGTGCTGCTACACAGGAGAAATGTATGATGAAGAGATCAGGAAACGGCAACTGGAAACAGATTGGGGTGACCGATCACAAAGCGAGGAGAAAACTTTATCAG TTCCAGGTAACTTGCCTGAAGATGCTGTTGCAAACAAAGAAAAG GGAGAAGAAATGAGACTTGAGGAAATCGACGGGAGTTTAAATGAAAATAACATCCCGGAAAATATACAACTAGCAAAAGTAGAAGAGCTCATGTGTAGACTTCACCTTAAAGATAAATATCAAGATAAGTTGACAACTGAAGACTTCCTGAACATTGGCTCTTCTGCTCAACATCAACATGAACCCCAAACAGAGAACAAACTAGCTCATACTTTCCTACAAAGGTTGTTGATGCTGGACTACAGAGCCAGGTACATTCCTGTAAGAGAGGAGAATAGTGAGATGCATGACACAAATGACAACAGAAGTGATAATGCAGAAACAGAAGAAAGTGCCTTTGATGCCCTTTTCAACAAGAACACAGTCTCTGGTGATATAAAGAGGAACACGCATGTTCACCCAATGGACGTCCAGATGGCAGTGTTTCACTGTTCAGACAGTTTCCTTCGGCAGTTCATGGTCACAAAGCTGTCCTTGTGTCAGTATGCCTTGCCTTTGCTTGTGCCAAATCCCTTCACCAAAGAGATTGAATGCCCTTTGTGGACATTTCGACAAATCAGAAAAACCTGGAAGTCCACTAATGGCTCTAATATGGTCACCAGCCAAAGTATGCCTATTTACAAGGCAGAAACACGAATGGTGTCGTTCTTTAGGCTTGGTTCTGTGTCCTCATCAAAATCTCAGCTGATGAACAACTTGATCAACCAACATCACAGCACATTCTTCCACAGACACTGTCCAGGAAGCAGTAAAACCTGCCTCCGAATGGATGGGGTGGTAGAGATTGCATGGTATTGTCCTGTTGGGAAGCCCAATGATATTTTCACTGACTGTGTTGCATTCTGTAATCTCCATGGTGACGCCATAGCGAATGAAATTCAGCGTGACATACTGATTGAAAAAGCCTCAGTCAATGTTATCCTTATACCAAGTCTTGGAAAAGGCGACAAAAGTATGGCAATCGTGCAGGAGCTGTTCAAGTCTTCTAAACCTCTGATATGTCTGCTCACTGAAGAGGATTCTGTTGCAACTGAAAAAAAAACGGGAAAGTACAAAATGGGTTTGAGAGACAGAAATCAGTCAGATGTGTCCGAGGAACTAAAAGGGATCATTATAAATAATTTGTCAAGACCATGTCGCTCCTTCAAACTTGAGGACATGGCAGAGGACTCAGGGGTTAGGgtagatgaggatgatgaagattgTCAAGTAGGGAAGACTAATGCTCTGCAGATAAAGGATCTGCTTCAGGAAATGGAACTGTCCAAGATCAAATAA